One stretch of Eupeodes corollae chromosome 2, idEupCoro1.1, whole genome shotgun sequence DNA includes these proteins:
- the LOC129946423 gene encoding ribonucleoside-diphosphate reductase large subunit, translating into MKPEKMYVFKRDGRKEEIHFDKITSRIQKLCYGLNMDFVDPVAITFKVINGLYSGVTTQELDNLAAETAASLTTGHADYAILAARIVVSNLHKETKKAFSEVISDLYNMVDTGTGKKSPIISDFHYKVVMDNAARLNSAIIYDRDFGYNYFGFKTLERSYLLKINNKIAERPQHMLMRVAVGIHGEDIDSAIETYNLLSERYFTHASPTLFAAATRRPQLSSCFLLSMVSDSIEGIFKSVEQCAMISKSAGGIGINVHCIRAKGTGIAGTNGTSNGLVPMLRVFNNVARYVDQGGGKRPGAFAIYLEPWHSDIFEFLDLKKNTGKEETRARDLFYALWIPDLFMKRVEADEEWSLMCPHKCPGLHDVWGEKFEELYTRYEKEGRANRTIKAQTLWFAIIESQVETGTPYMLYKDACNRKSNQQNIGTIKCSNLCTEIVEYSAPDEIAVCNLASIALNAFVTPQKKYDFKKLKEVTKTVTKNLNKIIDVNYYPVPEAKKSNMRHRPIGIGVQGLADALIIMRLPFESEGAQLLNQQIFETIYYGALEASCELAAKEGPYETYEGSPVSKGILQYDMWDKTPTDLWDWAALKEKIAKHGVRNSLLVAPMPTASTAQILGNNESFEPYTSNIYNRRVLSGEFQIVNQHLLKDLTELDLWDDDMKNEIIASRGSIQHIERIPAELRELYKTVWEISVRSSIKMAADRGAFIDQSQSFNIHVAEPNYGKLTSIHFFGWKAGLKTGMYYLRTKPAAHAIQFTVDKTRLAGAVTQNGSVGGGSPKLTPVKEQNGHSVPSTPEAAERERRIAEMVCSLENKDACMSCGS; encoded by the coding sequence ATGAAGCCCGAAAAGATGTACGTATTTAAACGAGATGGACGCAAAGAAGAAATCCACTTTGATAAGATTACATCTCGCATACAAAAGCTTTGCTATGGCTTGAACATGGATTTCGTTGATCCCGTAGCAATCACTTTCAAAGTAATAAATGGGCTCTATTCTGGAGTGACTACTCAAGAATTGGACAACCTTGCTGCAGAGACGGCAGCTAGTCTCACCACTGGTCATGCTGACTACGCAATTCTAGCCGCACGCATTGTGGTCTCGAATTTGCACAAAGAAACAAAGAAGGCATTCTCAGAGGTTATAAGTGACTTGTACAATATGGTCGATACTGGAACCGGTAAGAAGTCGCCAATTATTTCAGATTTCCATTACAAAGTTGTGATGGACAATGCGGCCAGGCTGAATTCGGCAATAATTTACGACCGTGATTTCGGCTACAACTATTTTGGGTTCAAAACGCTGGAGCGGTCGTATTTGTTGAAGATCAATAACAAGATTGCCGAGCGTCCGCAGCACATGTTGATGCGAGTCGCAGTTGGAATTCACGGAGAGGACATTGATTCTGCCATCGAGACGTACAATCTGCTCTCCGAGCGATACTTCACTCACGCCTCGCCAACTTTGTTCGCAGCTGCCACGAGGCGGCCTCAATTGTCTTCGTGCTTCCTGTTGAGCATGGTGTCCGACTCGATCGAAGGTATCTTCAAATCAGTCGAACAGTGTGCCATGATTTCCAAATCCGCAGGAGGCATTGGCATCAATGTCCATTGCATCCGAGCCAAGGGCACTGGAATCGCTGGCACAAATGGAACATCAAATGGTCTTGTGCCCATGTTGAGGGTGTTCAACAACGTTGCTCGGTATGTTGATCAAGGTGGTGGCAAGCGCCCAGGAGCATTCGCTATCTACCTCGAACCCTGGCATTCGgacatttttgagtttttggacTTGAAGAAGAACACCGGTAAGGAAGAGACTCGTGCTCGTGACCTATTCTACGCTCTGTGGATCCCAGATCTCTTCATGAAACGTGTCGAAGCCGACGAGGAGTGGTCACTCATGTGTCCACACAAATGCCCGGGGTTGCACGACGTTTGGGGTGAGAAATTCGAGGAACTCTACACCCGCTACGAAAAGGAGGGGCGTGCAAACCGAACCATCAAGGCTCAAACCTTATGGTTTGCTATTATCGAATCTCAAGTCGAGACAGGCACCCCATACATGCTCTACAAGGACGCCTGCAACCGCAAATCCAACCAACAGAACATCGGAACCATCAAATGCAGTAATCTTTGCACAGAAATTGTTGAGTATTCGGCTCCGGATGAGATTGCAGTCTGTAATTTGGCTTCAATTGCTCTGAACGCCTTTGTGACTCCACAAAAGAAGTACGACTTCAAGAAACTAAAAGAAGTCACAAAGACGGTTACaaagaatctaaacaaaatcaTTGATGTCAACTACTATCCAGTGCCGGAGGCAAAGAAGTCGAATATGCGTCATCGTCCAATTGGAATCGGGGTTCAGGGTTTGGCTGATGCCTTGATCATCATGCGACTTCCGTTCGAGAGTGAAGGTGCACAGTTGCTCAATCAGCAGATCTTTGAAACAATCTACTACGGAGCTCTGGAAGCAAGTTGTGAGCTCGCCGCAAAAGAAGGTCCATATGAGACATATGAGGGAAGTCCAGTTAGTAAGGGAATTTTGCAATACGACATGTGGGATAAGACTCCAACCGACCTCTGGGACTGGGCTGCTCTCAAGGAGAAAATTGCCAAGCATGGAGTTCGTAATTCCCTTCTGGTAGCTCCAATGCCAACTGCGTCTACTGCCCAGATTCTTGGCAATAATGAATCCTTCGAACCATACACCTCGAATATTTACAACCGCAGAGTTTTGTCTGGCGAGTTCCAGATTGTCAATCAGCATTTATTGAAGGACCTAACCGAGCTGGACTTATGGGATGACGACATGAAGAACGAAATCATTGCTAGTCGTGGATCGATTCAGCACATCGAGCGGATTCCAGCTGAGCTTCGTGAGCTGTACAAGACAGTTTGGGAGATTTCAGTTCGTTCATCGATTAAAATGGCTGCCGATCGTGGAGCCTTCATCGATCAGAGTCAGTCGTTCAATATTCATGTGGCTGAGCCAAACTACGGAAAATTGACTTCGATTCATTTCTTCGGTTGGAAGGCTGGTCTCAAGACCGGCATGTATTACCTGCGTACAAAACCAGCTGCTCATGCTATCCAGTTTACTGTGGACAAGACAAGA